The DNA region ATCCTCGCTATTCAGCGTCAGCCCGATGCCAACACGGTCGACGTCGTCGATGCGATCAACGCCAAGCTGCCGCAACTTCACGCCGAAATCCCGTCTTCGATGACGACCGTGGTCATGAACGACGCTGCAAAACCCATTCGCGCCGCCATCACCGATGTGAAGTTCACGCTGTTCCTGACCATCGGCCTCGTGGTTTTCGTCATCTACCTCTTCACCGGCCATGCGACGGCGACGATCATTCCGGGGCTTGCCGTTCCGCTGTCGCTGATCTCGACCTTCGGGATGATGTATGTGCTCGGCTACAGCATCGACAATATCTCGCTGTTGGGGCTGACGCTCGCGGTGGGTCTGGTGGTGGACGATGCGATCGTCATGCTCGAAAACATCCTGCGTCACGTCGAAGAAGGCATGCCGGTGCGCGAAGCGGCGATCAAGGGGGCGGGCGAAGTCAGCTACACCATCATTTCCATGTCGGTTTCGCTGATCGCCGTCTTCATCCCGATTCTCTTGATGGGCGGCGTCGTCGGCCGCGTGTTCAACGAATTCGGCATGGTGGTCGCCATCGCCATCATCTCGTCGGCGATCGTCTCGCTGACGGTGACGCCGATGCTCGGCTCGCGTCTTTCCAACAATCACAGCCGGCCGCCGCTCCTCATTCGCCTCTTCGATGCCGGCTTCGAGCGGACGCTCAACGGCTACGACAGGGCAGTCGGCTGGTGCCTTCGCCATCGTCTGACGATCCTCGGCGTGTTCCTGGGCTCGGTGGCGCTGACGGTCTATTTCTTCATGACGCTGCCGACGAGCTTCTTCCCGCAGGAGGATATCGGCCGCCTGTCGATCAGCACGCAGGCCCGGCAGGACATTTCCTATTCCGCCATGGAGGCGCTGCAGCAGCAGGCGGCAGCCGCCGTCAAGGCGAACCCGGCGGTCAACCACGTGATGTCGACGATCGGCGGCAATCCAAACAGACCGCAGAACAATGGCTCGATGTTCGTCGAACTCAAGGACAAGAAGGAGCGCCCGCCGCTTGATCAGACATTGCGTGAGCTGCGCACTGCGATCAACAAGATCCCCGGATTGCAGGCCTTCGTGACGCCGAACCAGAGCCTGCGCTTCGGCGGCCGCCAGACCGCCAGCCAATATCAGCTGGTCATTCAGGCGCTGAGCGCCGACCAGACCAACCTCTGGGCCGGCAAGATCCAGGCGGCGATGCGTGTTGACCGCGGGCTGTTTACCGATGTGACATCGGATGCCCAGAACAACGCCCTGCAAGCCAATATCGTCATCGATACCGAGCGGGCGGCGGCCTATGGGATCGACAACGATACGCTGCGCACGACGCTGCAGGAGTCCTTCAGCGGATATGCAGCGGCGGAGATCCAGTCGACCGGCGACAGCTACGACGTCATCGTCGAATACGACACCAGCAAACCCTGGGACGACCAGAAGCTGTCGGAGATTCGCATCGCCTCGTCCAATGGCAGTCTGGTGCCGCTTTCGAACTTCGCGCACGTGCAGCGCACCACCGGCCCCGTGACGATCAACCAGACGGGCCAGCTCGTCTCGACCACCGTTTCCTTCAACCTGCCGGAAGGGGTTTCGCTCAGCGACGCGACGGCAGCGATCGACCAGATCAAGAAGGAGATCGGCCTGCCGGCCGATGTCTTCACCTCCTATGGCGGCACGGCCGAGATCTTCGCACAGTCGCAAGGCAATACGCCGTATCTGATCCTGGCGGCGGTGCTGACCATCTATGTCGTGCTCGGCGTCCTCTATGAAAGCTTCATCCATCCGCTGACCATCCTGTCCGGCCTGCCCGCGGCGGCGTTCGGTGCGCTGCTGGCGCTTGACATCATGGGGTTCGACCTGTCGATCATCGCCCTCATCGGCCTGTTGATGCTGATCGGCATTGTCAAGAAAAACGCGATCATGATGATCGACGTGGCGGTGGAGACCATGCGCACGACGGGGGAAAAGGCGACGGCGGCGATCCACGAGGCCTGCGTACGACGCTTCCGGCCGATCATGATGACGACGTTCTGCGCCCTGCTCGGCGCCCTGCCGATCGCGCTCGGCACCGGCGCCAGCTCGGAGCTGCGCCAGCCGCTCGGCATCGCCGTGGTCGGCGGCCTCGTCGTATCGCAGCTGCTGACGCTGTTCATCACCCCCGTCATCTTCGTCGAGATGGACCGGTTCGGAAACTTCCTCGGCCGGTTGGTGGGCGGCCGGAAGAGGGTCGAGGAACCAGTGCTGCAGGAGACAAGGGCGCTGGCCGCCGAGTAAGGCGTTCTGGCGATGCCGGGCCTTGCTGGTCCGCTTCCTGCCGCCGATCGGCGAAGAAGCGGACATGGCAGAGCGCCTCGATCTTCAATCCACTTGAATGTGTCACGCCCCTGTGGCATCAACCGCCCTCCTTGATCCGGGCGTCCTTACGCCCTTGCGGAGCGCTGCTCCGTCTCCAACAACAATCGGCATGAAGAGGTGCGGGCATGGCTCAGGCCCTGGGTTTCGACTTCGGCACGACGAATACGGTTCTCGCCATGGCGGATGGCGGAGCAACGGGCTCGATGACGTTCACAAGCGCGGCCGGGACGGCCGACAGCATGCGGACGGCACTTTCCTTCATGAAGGACGCCCAGCTCGGCGCCTCGGCGCTGAAGGTGGAGGCGGGCCATGCGGCGATCCGGCAATTCATCGACAATCCCGGCGAATGCCGGTTCCTGCAGTCGATCAAGACCTTTGCGGCAAGCGCGCTGTTCCAGGGCACGCTGATCTTCGCCAAGCGGCACAATTTCGAGGACCTGATGGAGGTCTTCGTGCGGCGCCTTCGCAACTATGCCGGCGACAGCTGGCCCTCGGATGTCAGCCGCATCGTCACCGGCCGTCCGGTGCATTTCGCCGGCGCCAGCCCCGATCCGGCGCTCGCGACCGAACGCTACAACGAGGCGCTGTCGCGTTTCGGCTTTCCCGAAATCCACTATGTCTACGAACCGGTCGCCGCCGCCTTCTATTTCGCGCAGAACCTGAAGCAGGATGCGACGGTGCTGGTCGCCGATTTCGGCGGCGGCACGACCGACTATTCGCTAATCCGCTTCGAAACCGTCGCCGGAAGGCTGACGGCAACGCCGATCGGCCATTCCGGTGTCGGCGTCGCCGGCGATCATTTCGATTATCGAATGATCGACAACATTGTCGCACCGCTGATCGGAAAGGGCAGCCACTTCAAGAGCTTCGACAAGATTCTCGAGGTGCCGTCCAACTACTATTCCAGCTTCGGCCGCTGGAACCAGCTGTCGATCTTCAAGACCACGCGCGAATTCGAGGATCTGAAGAAACTGGTGCGCACCAGCCTGGAGCCGGAAAAGCTCGAAATTTTCATCGACCTCATCGACCATGACGAAGGCTATCCACTCTACCAGGCGGTGTCGGCGACGAAGATGGCGCTCTCGGCTGCCGACGAGGCGCCTTTCGACTTCGCGCCGCTTGGCCGCGGCGGACAGCGCAGCGTCAAGCGCCGCGACTTCGAAGGCTGGATCGCCGAGGATCTCGCCCGCATCGAAGGCGCACTCGACGAGGTGCTCGTCAAGACCGAGACGAAGCCTGCTGACATCGACAAGGTATTCCTGACCGGCGGCACCTCCTTCGTGCCGGCGGTGCGCCGCATCTTCACCGAGCGGTTTGAGCGTGACCGGATCGAAAGCGGCGGCGAGCTGTTGTCGA from Rhizobium sp. NLR16a includes:
- a CDS encoding Hsp70 family protein, whose product is MAQALGFDFGTTNTVLAMADGGATGSMTFTSAAGTADSMRTALSFMKDAQLGASALKVEAGHAAIRQFIDNPGECRFLQSIKTFAASALFQGTLIFAKRHNFEDLMEVFVRRLRNYAGDSWPSDVSRIVTGRPVHFAGASPDPALATERYNEALSRFGFPEIHYVYEPVAAAFYFAQNLKQDATVLVADFGGGTTDYSLIRFETVAGRLTATPIGHSGVGVAGDHFDYRMIDNIVAPLIGKGSHFKSFDKILEVPSNYYSSFGRWNQLSIFKTTREFEDLKKLVRTSLEPEKLEIFIDLIDHDEGYPLYQAVSATKMALSAADEAPFDFAPLGRGGQRSVKRRDFEGWIAEDLARIEGALDEVLVKTETKPADIDKVFLTGGTSFVPAVRRIFTERFERDRIESGGELLSIAHGLALIGERDDIAQWTVQ
- a CDS encoding efflux RND transporter permease subunit, translating into MIPNFCIQRPVATTLLAIGVILAGLAGYRLVPVAALPQVDFPTINVSAQLSGASPQTMATSVATPLIKQFETIPGISEISASSSLGSTSIVLQFDLNRDIDAAAADVQAAISHATRQLPDNLTTPPSYRKTNPADAPVMLLSVQSNTMPRSKLDEIAEDIISPSLSTLPGVAQVSVYGAQTYAVRVEVDPNKLLTRGIGIDTVNKALAAANSQQPVGTLQNNSQSMTITANTQRTNAEQFRSLVIANPNGAPIHLGDVADVQDGVENQYTGSWYDGQRGIILAIQRQPDANTVDVVDAINAKLPQLHAEIPSSMTTVVMNDAAKPIRAAITDVKFTLFLTIGLVVFVIYLFTGHATATIIPGLAVPLSLISTFGMMYVLGYSIDNISLLGLTLAVGLVVDDAIVMLENILRHVEEGMPVREAAIKGAGEVSYTIISMSVSLIAVFIPILLMGGVVGRVFNEFGMVVAIAIISSAIVSLTVTPMLGSRLSNNHSRPPLLIRLFDAGFERTLNGYDRAVGWCLRHRLTILGVFLGSVALTVYFFMTLPTSFFPQEDIGRLSISTQARQDISYSAMEALQQQAAAAVKANPAVNHVMSTIGGNPNRPQNNGSMFVELKDKKERPPLDQTLRELRTAINKIPGLQAFVTPNQSLRFGGRQTASQYQLVIQALSADQTNLWAGKIQAAMRVDRGLFTDVTSDAQNNALQANIVIDTERAAAYGIDNDTLRTTLQESFSGYAAAEIQSTGDSYDVIVEYDTSKPWDDQKLSEIRIASSNGSLVPLSNFAHVQRTTGPVTINQTGQLVSTTVSFNLPEGVSLSDATAAIDQIKKEIGLPADVFTSYGGTAEIFAQSQGNTPYLILAAVLTIYVVLGVLYESFIHPLTILSGLPAAAFGALLALDIMGFDLSIIALIGLLMLIGIVKKNAIMMIDVAVETMRTTGEKATAAIHEACVRRFRPIMMTTFCALLGALPIALGTGASSELRQPLGIAVVGGLVVSQLLTLFITPVIFVEMDRFGNFLGRLVGGRKRVEEPVLQETRALAAE